Genomic window (Corticium candelabrum chromosome 3, ooCorCand1.1, whole genome shotgun sequence):
CTAATGATCAAATAATCATTATCTTCACAAAATCCCAACAAAATTAGAAGCACTacacaaaatgctattacaCAAATAACTATAATACACCTAATTTACATACAGATTCGCATCTGTTTGGAGATTAGACTGCAATCAATCTTGTTCAACTCATTTATGTAGAGCACGTTAGCTTGTGGCTTCGAACTTCCACACAACGCGCCTTACATTAATGAATCAGTTGCGTTATGGCGTCCTAAAATCTGATTATATGGATATTTTCATCCAAATTTTAGATACAAGCTAGAGAGGAAACTTGACAGCCGCAGAGTTCAGTCGTCTAGTATATCTTTTCTCGTACTTCTTGTCACTCAATTCTTTTGTGATGAGGTCAGATAAAAGGAGGAATCATCAATTAACATAATAACTATAATGCCAGTTTAGCATTGGCACGTGTCTCTTGACTACCAAAGGATTTCTCTAGCTAGGGTTGTCTTGTATTCCCCGCGTCTTCTCCTCGAGTTCGGCTATATACGTACTGCGCGGACCAGCGACATTACATTGTCTAGAGTCTGAAAGAATCAGGTAAGCAACAAATTATCATGCTCTTGTAAACAGTATGCAAATACGAAGTCCCCAAATTCAAAATTGCAAATATAGAGTCCCCAAATGCTGTAGCTATGCCTTCAGGCGAGGATCCAGGATTTTGAAAAGAAGGGGTTGCAAATTTCACGCCTACTTCAGTCAACgcatttgtattgttagaGGTGCAATGGCCCAGGCTTCCTACAGCTTCgctaaagtaaatggcaacaacgATGGCAACATATTTCTAGCAGTGTGTCATGTTCTAGACTCcataaatcatcaaaactgtctaacagaACCTAACTGCGTCATGCATAGactactgctaaataaatgttaagtAAACTGCTGTGCAACTCTATGTCTCTTTCAAAGACTGTATGAACAATTTCCGtggatgattttgtacaaacttcgtctgttggtacctggtctttgtaatgcatgaCGATAACTGATAGGTGTGCAAGACGCTCCTTTGCCATGGTAGACTTtgcttactctctgttcgcgttgattTTGCTCTCGAAAGTGACTtatgatgcagctgtattagcttaccacactcagatgttaagtgatatcccttAACTGTACATTCTAAAGGttatattacaatacaaagatgttaggtaacagcAGAGGAAGTGGCAGGCTACgaaacagaacgagaagaagagtcagaaatatcaagcaactacttgcgaaacaagagcaactgtgagttgatgtcaaagTAGCGGACCGTCTAGtaaccttgctaattggctacttcctctattagcagcattcttgttgtaagatcAAACCTTCCTAATAATTTAAGAACCCTATCGACTCCTGATATCcaaaagccttatcaaaccgcctgtgtaatacatacgccGTCGTTACCCTTAGCTATAGaaaatccgggaacttgcggtttcgaacgataccaagatcgtcactgtctgccctatttcgcagaagttattacagattttcaaagcgcaaagttgacgcaaacagacagtaagtcttcagtctcctcagtagaaaaaatgacctctctgcttctgcacttgtgataggcagtgtacatgctatcaatagcagacgatgaacattcgggtacaaccgagagtcacaggctcccaaggccaggagaaggttaattaattgtttggtatggccttcttgcactcttgctctcttttctttgcttcttgcATTTCCTGGTATTTGCTTTGCCACACTGACTGCCACCTTCTCATTTCACATCCTAGAGACTCCGGGAATGGAAGATCTGCTTTCCATTGAGTCAACGTCGGAACGAACCAGAAGGGTAAAcgctagacacaaaaatgctcggacattatcttgctcaccattagatcgttcgcgcatctgaagaagcaggaagtctaggaggggtatcgcaacggatcgtttgtagtgctcaatcggACTCCGACTACTAGTAGGTGCATGTATTGCTCCGGTTCGCTGTAAGTTCGTTTGTcttggaacagattcaacggatccaatcatgtctgcgagtcgcagaatgtcttgataccagATGTCAAAGAGGTTGCATAtatcctgccttgttgccttcattctttcagttacgtactgagtgaaccattccctacgcaacaaagatatcctggtcacgagtctggagtctcgctgccagatgtctcacttcgtcaagaatcTACCTAgtcatatttaattaaatactggaAATGAGCACAATGCGGCTTCAAGATCTTGTGCTTTAACTCCGAGGCCAAAAAAGGGGGGATTGCAACCCCACAACCCCTACCCTAAATCCGCAACTGACTTTCCAAAATTCAGGATACAGATGTCAATGGAACGTATCTCTAGTGTTGTCTGTTGGGCAGTGCTAGAGTGTGATTGCGCGTCTGGCGTATGGCCACAGCTACTTCTACTACACTACTGTACTGCTGCGTCTAGGTCTGGTTCAGAGTCATGCCTCTACTCTCGTATGTTTGGGAGTCGGCTTTCTACTGAAGTGATCGATATCATGAAGCTCCATGTGAACTGCGTCTCATTTGATTTTGTTCTGATCGTCAGATTTTGTTCTCATCTTGTCTTCTTGCTGCAACTGCAATTCAATTGACATCGATTCTTTTGCTACAAATTGCTTGCTACATGCTCTTTACTGTCTAGCTGGTTGCTAAatattgtttgtctatatgtaacAGTCTGTTTGAACTGTCAGTCACATCAAATGTATGCCATTGGTCATTAGGGTATCTACAAACATTGTTTCCAGATTACATGTGTCTTTGAGACAAGATAAACTTTGTCATAcctgcatgcatgatttagcaCCTTGTGTTTGTGATGCGACCAATGGCGGCGTTCTAATAACAAAAGCATTCTTTAGTTGGatgacacaaatacaaactttCTGTGATTTTCCTAACCGAGGCGTTCATCTCGAACTATACCGTCTGTTCTTCACGTTTTGGTGAGAAGAGGACCGGCAAATTCGGCATTCGCAGCGACTCTGGCGTCAAGGATTCGTATAATTTGCAAATGTCGCCAATTTACTCACACGGTCACGTGTCACCAAAAGCCGCTAGGTCGGACAGTCATCGAGAAGGCCCGACCAGTAGGTGGACTTCACGAAAATACGCATGCGCTTTTACTATGATGCTTGTTGCTTAGACGCCGGGCAAACTGACAAAACCACTTTTATGCTACAAACCTTCATGAACTACGTAGCTGAGAAACTTTATTGTCTATATGTAACAGTATACAGCTATACTCTATACGTAATTCTATATACCAAAATTTCTAATCGTTGTGTGCAGTTTCTAAACTCGTGGGCAATTGCAATATACCGGAGATAGTAAGTTGAAGCTATACAAAGTTTAGCAAACCTATTGGTAAAACATAATCAGCgtatatctatctatattATAAACATTGAGTAAATGATCAGTTTTACATCGTATTGCTGCTCGTTTATTGAACGTCGGAGTAACATTCTTTGATGTGCTTTTCGTACTTGTCGAGGTCGTCAACGGAAAACAACGAATTACATCTAAGACATTGCATTGACTTTCGAGTAGGAAGACTGTACGTGTACAAGGATCTGCCAACAGATACGGGACTTCTCGTGTACATGACACCGCGCCTGATGTCACTCACTCCATGACTAAGACCGGAGTCTACACGAATGCCGGTGGCAGCATTTGTGGCAGCTGTTTCGCCTTCTCTGCTTTGCAGAGACGATCGTCTTTGAGATTCTATGCGTTTGAGCCTTTCTTCGTTTGGGTAATTCATTGTAGAAGGCCGTTGATACGGAGCAAGGCTGTGCAGCGTTGGGGGTAGAGACTGAGTCATTACATCATCAGCTGTTGATGTACGAGGGACAAGATGGTCTGGCTCTACGGTGTCAGACTGAAACTGTGATTGAGCAAGGCTGTGAAAACCCACTTGAGAATGTAGGCTGCTAGTGGACTGCTACAAGGTACATTCAAATATTAGAAAATACATCATTCACTGACTGACTGCTGCACCATAGTGACTCACATGTGAACCGATTCCAGATGAATCCCCGAGCCGCACTGACACAGGATTCTGTTGTTCGCCGAGTACAATATGTGCACGTTTCTTGAAGGCCTCAAGCTACATAACAAACATGTAGTTTGCAATCTCCTTTTACTAGTcgcacacaacaaaacaatactTCTGTCTCTGCCCTCTCTTTAGCTTCAGATAGTGATGCATTAACTTTCCGGATCGCTTCCATCTCAGACTGATATTCTCTAATCTACGTAAGACACACATGCAATAAAGTATACTATAACGCTGTCCGAGTACGCTGCATGCACTTCTTGCTGTATACCTGACGCTCCAACCGTTCCACTGTTTCAGACAGGGACCGGTTGTTGATGCTGTCCCGTTTCTTTGTCTCTTGTAGTACCTTCAGCCGTTCTTCCAACGATTTCCTATCACTCTGTAGTCTGCCACATTCTAACCTTAACATATCCAAATCTTCCTTCACTTTTGCAGTTGCCTCTTCTAGTGCCGTAGATCTAAGGTGGTCAACATTGCATTCAAGTTCGTTTTTGTCACGTTGTAATTCGTCTACAGTCTTTTGAAGACATAGGACCTTTGTGCGGAGATTTTCTCCTCCAGCTTTCAGCTCCATTTTCTGTTCTTCGACGAGCTCCACTAATGCTCTCACAGACTGAGCCGCCGCCGCAGCGTATGAACTCCGATTTCCCAAGGTACGTCGATGTTCATCGAGCTCGCGTCGTAGTTTGTGGTTCTCATCGTTCAGTCGTTCCTCGTTTAATCTCTTTTCAGCCTCACATTTGTCTAGTCTTTCTTCCAAGTCTTTGATTTTTGTGGACCCCTAGCATACGTCAATGACTACTAATTAGAATCGTCAAACGGATATGTTATGCAATACTTGTTTTCGCTTTCTCATCTGGTCAATGATTTGGGTTTTTGCCTCGCGTCTCAGCCGTTTTTCGTTTGCCTGAAGTTCCGTTATTTTGTCTCTA
Coding sequences:
- the LOC134177129 gene encoding ankyrin repeat domain-containing protein 26-like, giving the protein MRKRKQGSTKIKDLEERLDKCEAEKRLNEERLNDENHKLRRELDEHRRTLGNRSSYAAAAAQSVRALVELVEEQKMELKAGGENLRTKVLCLQKTVDELQRDKNELECNVDHLRSTALEEATAKVKEDLDMLRLECGRLQSDRKSLEERLKVLQETKKRDSINNRSLSETVERLERQIREYQSEMEAIRKVNASLSEAKERAETELEAFKKRAHIVLGEQQNPVSVRLGDSSGIGSHQSTSSLHSQVGFHSLAQSQFQSDTVEPDHLVPRTSTADDVMTQSLPPTLHSLAPYQRPSTMNYPNEERLKRIESQRRSSLQSREGETAATNAATGIRVDSGLSHGVSDIRRGVMYTRSPVSVGRSLYTYSLPTRKSMQCLRCNSLFSVDDLDKYEKHIKECYSDVQ